The following DNA comes from Meles meles chromosome 8, mMelMel3.1 paternal haplotype, whole genome shotgun sequence.
AGGAACCAGAGCCACCAAAGTGGGTTGTGAAAATCCAAGCTCCGGGGAGCCTTGACATTTAAGGAGGGTTGTCTGATGAGGGGCTGGGGGGTGCGCCATTTCCAAAAGGTTTCATGAAATGCTGAGGCTGCCCCCATGAGAcccccttgccccccaccccattactGTCTTCTAGGGCTTCAGCTTGGGTAAAGGAGGTCAATGGCTAGAGAAAGGGTCCCCACACATTTACTAGAGGCCCAACTTTGTAGAGGGAGGTGTGTTAAATAATGGGGGGGTAATGTCAGGTGGGGGGTGAAGGGGTGGCTGAGGGGAATCATAGCCTAATAAACGACCCATTAGTGGGGGCTTCGTGTCACGGCAGGGAGAACGGATTCTGATCTCATTTTGCCTCCCTGTTCTGACCCTGTTCGCAAGAAATCCACTTTTCCAACCACCTCTGGGAGCCGCTGCCACAGGTCCCAGAATCTCCAGCTGGATCCATGTCCTCCTGTACGGacaaggacactgaggctcagagagggcagagCCTGGTACAGGGTCACAGGCAAGCTGGTCATTCAGATTTTAGCTAGAAGGTCAGCGTCTCCAAGAGGCCCTCTTCTGGAGGCTCACCCTGCCTGCCACTGAGGCGGCTCTCCTCATTATCTGAGTTCCTCAAGTCTGTTTTGCCGTCCGCTCTTTGGGCTCATCTCTGCGTCTAGAAGGCATGTGCAGGAGATCAGGGATGTGGTCTGAGCTGCTCACAGAATTCAGTGTGCGCCACGTGCCTCGGCTGGAGTCTGGCTTATAGTAgctgctcattaaatatttgctgagtgatgCATTAGTAGCCAAGATAGGACTGGAACTTATGTGGTTTGGTGCTTGGGCCAGCAGGCTTTCCTGCATTTGCTGTCCCGGAGCCCCGGGTGTCTTCTGTGTTTGGAGAGCGCCTGGGAGTTTGAAGTGGCACCAAATGgccaggggagaaggaaggggctgCTGAGGGGCTGAGGGGGGTCTGCTTTAATTGTCAGAGGCAGCCGGCCATTTGGTTTTGCTCAGATAAACTGCTAAGATAGGGCTTGtgagtaagtgtgtgtgtgtgagtgtgcgtgtgtgagtgtgcacaggGCTGGGATGGGGAAGGGGTTGTTGTGTGGCtgaagaaaggggagaggaatCCCCGAGTGGGCTGGGCAGCCCAGTTTCATTCCCACCCCGtactccccccttcccctcagaTAACACCACCAGCTGTTCAGGACACAGCTGTGCTTtctctggggaaggggagaaaagggCCCCGTGGCCGTGAGTTCAAAGCAGACCTGTGAAgtgagggggctgggggaggaggtgagaagtcagcaaggggcagagaaagacagcTTGCGCTTTGATGTCCCCCACCGAGAGCCTGGGGCAAGGTCCGGGCAGGTCTCTGCAGACCCGGGGGGCTTTGGGCTTTCTCCCTCACCCCAAGCCCTTAGAGAGATCCAATTAACCACTCTTTCCTGTCCCTCCAAGGAAGAGGCCCATCCAGTCCCTGAGCCCAGCACACAGCGGCTCAAGGAAGCACGCACACAGCCAACGCACACTCGCACCCCACAGCACAGGCAAGCTTGCCCGTAAGCtcacacagccacacacacagtCCTGGGCATGGGGCCGAAGCAGGCTCGCTTTCTAGGCCCGGAGCcagcccagggctggggtgggtgaCGGCGACTGATTCACTGGCTGCTGAGGTCCCCAGAAGTCCGGGCTGTCCCCAGAGGGACCCGTAGCTGGTCTGGGGCGCTGATCAGACAGGAGCTGTTCATGCCAGACTCCTCACAATACCCTGAAGAAATGACTGGGGAGAGCGCGAAGTCCCCGGGGCAACCGGGTCGGCCTCTCCAGGGCAGGCCAGCCTGGGGGACACTGACCAacagccctgccccagctgccggcttGCCAGATGGCTCAGGGCCGATTATCCTGGATCAATGCAGCAGAGAGGTGCCCTTGTGAGCGCAGAAGGAGCAGCCCTGGAATGAAGACCCGGCCTTTCCCGTGTTCTCCTGACTGTGTTCCTACAGTTTTAATTCAACAGGCCGTTGCCAGGCTCCGGCTTGAGTGAGGGAGGGGTGGTGCCAGAAGAAAACAGGTGTCTGCCCAGGTGTGCTCTGTCTGGTGAGGAATTCCTTCAGAGCCCTGGAGGCACATAAGATCAGCCTTCAGCTATGGGTCCTCTTTACTAAACTTATCTTCTGTGTGGGATGGACAGGGATCTTGGGGGCCAGGCCAGAAGGTGAGGCTGGCTGATTCTGTGATTTCTGGCTACTATTGCTGGGGACACTCAGGCCACCTGGTTCCAGCTGGCTTTGGGCAGGAGGTCAGATCTTATCTGCACTTCATCCAGTCCAGCCCTAACCAGTAGCCCACTCCCAGGCTTGGCCCCCAATTCCCTACCTGGTTCCTCTGGTGAGATGAACCACTCCTTACCCCCTCAGAGACAGAGAACCTGGCGGCCAGAGGACTAAAGAGATGGGCCCATATAGAGACTCCCTACATGACTCAGGATCCAAGTGGGAACGGctcagggggagacacctggttTTGGGAATGCTCCAAGCTCACTGTCTCCCTTTCTATGTTTCTAGCTGCAAAGGGCCCTGGTTCCTCCATCTTCCTGGGTAAATGAGAGACGATCTGGATTACCTGGGTGTCTTCCACTTGGCCTTTGCCCTGCAATGTTCCAAGTGAGTGATTTAATTCATAATAGCTACCATCAATTATGATCTGACTGAGGCGAACTGGTTCCTGAACACCTCTCGGGTCCCTTTTGATGGGTCAAGGTTGAGGTAATCCGACAAGGGTAATCACTTTCACCCAAGTTTACGGTCAGATTAATGAAAGGCATTCTGCCACCTGCCTAGACTTCTATTAGACAAACATGCAGGGGCAAGCAGGCCCCAGACAATTCCTTCCCTGTCTACTGGGTCCTGTTGGCTTTCTGGAATCCTCTTTGGGAAAGGCTGGCCACAGGGCAGTTTCTGGATCGAGTTATGGTGCCCACCCTAAGGGTACAGACATTCCTAGCCCGAGTTCTCATAACCTGTTCAATCAGGGGCAggagtggagtggggtggggaggatctATAAACTATTTTAGtcaatcttttataaaaatttcacTCAAGAGAgcttattttagaataaattatgGGTATCTTAGTGCTATCCTACATTTCTGTAATGCTCAGAAGGTGACAAATCCCCAATCTAAAAAGTGCTGGGGAAGAGGAGAACGTTGGGGGTGAGTCCATGTGCTCAAATTCTGGCTCTGACAATGACTGGCTgagtgaccttggccaagttattTCACTTCCCCATGCCTTCATTTCCTTATCCGTAAGTGGAGATTAGTAAGAGTGCAAGTCGTTGGGCCAACTGAAAGGGATAATAAGCACATACGAAACGTGGAACACTCTTAACCAGGTCCTTGTGGGTATTTGAGTTTGGGGCCCTGCCTTGAAAACCCCTCCCAAAGGTTTTCTGACCAACCCTCCTTGGAGACCAGGAATTCTGGTTTTAGAAGCCCTTTGCTTTGGATGGGGCCATGACTTATCCCTGATTTTGTCCCATCTTATCCCTGCTCAACTTTAGACGGACTTCTCCACTTTTGGgggttatatttaaaaatcatgtccTGTGCACCCTTCCCTCTTTCTCGCCCAGAGCTCCTGGAAAGATGAGCAGACAGGGCAAAGTGAGTGTGTGTGGGACTGTACCCACAGCAGCCCCTCAGTGACCacccctttctctgccccctcccctggctgCGTGGTCTCCTAGAGACCCCAACGACTGAAATGCACCTAGGTCCTTAGCGCATAcggccccttcttttcactcatcCCCCAGTTCACCCATCTGTTTTACTCACTCAGTCATTTAGTGATCACCTATCATCCGGCAAGCCCTGTTTGGTGcttggagaagaagaaaaacaaacaagagaatTGTAACGAGATCCATCCTGTGACTTTAAGCAGGACATTTGCCTCctgaggcctcagtttccccatagaCTTAATGACTTTTGTCTTGGATTTCTTCCTCCTGGGACTCTCTCCTCAACCCTCTAAAATTTCCTAGGCTGTCTGTAAACCGCAGTCGGCCAACAGCTTATGAATTGTAGAGAAATCCCCTTAACTGTGTCCGTAAACCATAAATGTTCCCCGAGGTGGGTCAAAGTGGAGGAGTCAAGGAGGATGACTGTGAGGGCAAGAGTGAAGTCTGGtctgggtgggggagtgggagggcaggaggggggtgggggccagACCTGAGGGGCCAGACCAGCCGGCCAGGAGGGCTTGCCAGGTGCTCCCAGCGAGCATCCTGCGAAATCTCACACCCTCCTTGCCCCCCCACCCGTCCCGGCTCCAGCTCAGCCTGGATTCCAATCTGCATAATTTGCCCCATTTAGAGTAGATGGGAGGGGGTGAGAGTGAAAGGGTGGGGAGGATTGGAGAGGGGGTGCTCCAGAGGCCAGAGGAAACCAGGGATAGAGGCTGGGGAGTGGGTGGGTGGTAGCCAGAGGGTGAAGGCGGGGCCAGGAGGAGAGCAGGCTGCTGCAAACCCCAGATAATCTTCTGCCCAGCACAGCAGGGCTCAGTTTGGTCCACTTGCccagagagaagaaggaggaaaaaaaaaaaaaaaaagtgggctgTAACTTAAAGATCTTAAGACTTCCAAGTGAGGGGTTGGtctggaggtgggaggagggagtgaCCAGACAAGGAGGAGACAGAGACTCAGGAGGGTGCAAGGAAGTGTCCCAGCTGAGGCCAGGACAAGGcaggagagggtggagggaagtCTGCAGGAGCAGGCATCCTCCAGAATCCGGAGGCAGCTCCTGCCGCTCGCAGGGAAGGGCTCTGGACACCCTCAGCCCTTCTCGCCTGTCCTCCGAGGCTCAGGCCAGCCGCTCGGGACACTTGCTGAGTTAGTGCCACAGCCACGGAGCTGGGACCCCTGGAACCCCCTGCCCGTCTTCTCTCTGCTGCCCGGCATGGAGGAGGCTGGCGATTTCGACAACTACTACGGGGCAGACAACCAGTCTGAGTGCGAGTACACGGACTGGAAGTCCTCGGGGGCCCTCATCCCCGCCATCTACTTGCTGGTCTTCCTCCTGGGCACCACGGGCAACGGCCTGGTGCTCTGGACCGTGTTCCGCAGCAGCCGCGAGAAGAGACGCTCGGCCGACATCTTCATCGCCAGCCTGGCCGTGGCAGACCTGACTTTCGTGGTGACCCTGCCGCTGTGGGCCACGTACACGTACCGGGACTACGACTGGCCCTTCGGCACCTTTGCGTGCAAGCTCAGCAGCTACGTGATCTTCGTCAACATGTACGCCAGCGTCTTCTGCCTCACCGGGCTCAGCTTCGACCGCTACCTGGCCATCGTGAGGCCCGTGGCCAACGCTCGGCTGAGGCTGCGGGTCAGCGGGGCGGCGGCCACGGCGGGCCTGTGGGTGCTGGCCGCGCTCCTGGCCATGCCGGTCATGGTGCTCCGCTCCACCGGGGACCTGGAGAACACCACGAGAGTGCAGTGCTACATGGACTACTCCCTGGTGGCCGCCTCCAGCTCGGAGTGGGCCTGGGAGGTGGGCCTGGGGGTCTCGTCCACCGCCGTGGGCTTCGTGGTGCCCTTCACCGTCATGCTGACCTGCTACTTCTTCATCGCGCAAACCATCGCCGGCCACTTCCGCAAGGAGCGCATCGAGGGCCTGCGGAAGCGGCGCCGGCTGCTCAGCATCATCGTGGTGCTGGTGGTGACCTTCGCGCTCTGCTGGATGCCCTACCACCTGGTGAAGACGCTCTACATGCTGGGCAGCCTGCTGCACTGGCCCTGCGACTTCGACATCTTCCTCATGAACGTCTTCCCCTACTGCACCTGCATCAGCTACGTCAACAGCTGCCTCAACCCCTTCCTCTACGCCTTCTTCGACCCGCGCTTCCGCCAGGCCTGCACCTCCATGCTGTGCTGCGGCCGGAGCAGGTGCCGGGGCGCCTCGCACAGCAGCAGCGGCGAGAAGTCGGCCAGCTACTCTTCCGGCCACAGTCAGGGGCCCGGCCCCAACTCCGGGAAGGGTGGAGAGCCGATGAATGAGAAGTCCATCCCCTACAGCCAAGAGACACTCGTGGTTGACTAGGGCTGGGCGGGTCAGAGAGGAGCCCGGTGCcctcggccccgccccggccTTTGCCCTTGCTCTCTGAAAGTCAGGTAGCATGATAGCACCTTCTCCCTTGCATTTGACGCTTTTCCtcgctccctgcctccctgccccctctggtCCTCCTTTCTCCTTGAGGTTTGTGGTTTAGTGGAAGGAGATTGAGTCCTGGGGACTCGCACTGGCGCTGGGCCACTTGTATCTGTGAGAGGGACCTTGCTCGAGTCTCTTAACcaccttgagcctcagtttccccatttgtataAAACAGGGGAAGTCAGGCTGGCTCAACGGAAATGTGTTGCCCCCACTCTTTTTCTTGGATCTCCAgctgtttcttttccctcctttcttctaatgttctctcccctctccctgcccctgctttcCCCTCTAGCTGCACTTTCTGCTCCGAATCCTTACCTGCTGGCTCCAACCCCCTCTCCTGGAGCACACACCCTCCCTCaatccctcttcctcccctgttCACTTCCCGGTTGTGCAGGGCTCCTAAGGGTTAAGAATCCTGAAACTTGCACACAGGGCCCTGGCCCCAGCTCTGTTGGGCTCCCTGGAGTGCCGCGGGGACCTCGGCTGCAGCTGGCGAGGGAGGGCTGGTGTCAGCCAAGTTAGCTCCAGGCTCTGCAGCTGGGAGCTGGGAACTTTCCTGCAAACTGGATCAGTTCACTTTCAGGCACTAAGGATCCCAGAAGGGGTTTCCCCTCTTGCAGCCCCTCCCAGATGCCAACTAGATGAGCTTTTTGCAGATTTCCTCAGACCCTCTCTTCAGCCTCTATTCCCTGTGTCCCTCAGAAGGCTATGGGGTTGATGCAGGGACGGCTGGCTCCTTGGTGTCATATAGGAGTGGGGAATTGGGAAGGGAATGTCGAGGAAGAAGGGAGTCTGTATTTAGTCTACTTGCTGCTTGGCTTCCTTCTCTGATTCCTCACCCCTCTAGCCCCTAAGGGCCTCCACACCATACCTGGCGTTCCAAGCCAGGACACTTTTCTTGAGCACTGGTGCATCTGGGTGCCAAgagttatgtgtgtgtgcatgcatgtgtgtgcgtgtgtgtgtgtatacatggaTGAGCGTCACGCGTCACTTGGGTGAACTACCCCCCTACTGTCTACCGCTTCTCCACTCTTCACGCAATAtccttggggggaggggagacataTTGAGGCAATAGAGAATAAAATGAGTCCACCCCGTCCCCACTGGATTTGGGGGCCCTGACGGCAGGTCCGTGCTTTAAGAGAGAAGTCTATGCTAGTGCTGGGGCCGGCCCCTCTGGGGAGATCTGTCCCCAAGTCCTGGGGACACTCAGTGTGCTGAGTCCCATCCTTCCTAGTTCTCTGAGGGAAGCAGGAGGTGGGTAAGAGCTTCCCTTGGCCCCTTCTCCatgcctccccaccctgctctgaGTTTATGAGTGTGTTCCTTGCCATTCTCACTTTTCCAGGGTCTGTGGCCTTCCTGCCTGGGGTGACAAGCGCTGGGTGGGTTTTTTTCTCACCTCACCATCAGGATCACCCTTGGCCTCTCCTgctgggctggggggctgggcaTGGTGACCCGAGCAGCTGCAGCAGGCCCGAGGGCCTGACGTCACGCCACCAGTGAGGCCTCAAGGACCAGACTGATGGCAGGCCTTtgtgagctgggggcaggggtgtgtgtaTTCCAGGTTTTGTTCTGGGAGGACTCCCGACAGGACGTGAAGGACAAGATTTGCGCCATGGAGGCAGGAAGAGCCGCTTGGTGTCAATGGAGAGCTTGACCATCCCTGGGATGGCGCCAGCTctgggagcagaggaaggaggagaaaggaagaggccCCTTTCAGCTTAGTCTCCCCTTCACAGTCCAGAACCTTCTGTAGACTCCCTTTCTCAGCCCAAGGCTCTCCTCAAAGTATGTGGTTAAGCCTGGAGAAAATATCTAGAAGACCTAGAAGGGAAGAGGGTACCCTTCTGAGGCCCTCACGGTGACCCCAGAGACCTTTTGCCTGGAACTCATTGGTTGCCCTGGACAGAGTGGGGAGGCTCCTGCACCCCTGGCCAGCCCCTTCTTTGGAATGtctctgctattttttttctgacccTGTTAGTCACTGCGGTTCATTCAATAAATCTGTTTTGTGTAACTGTTGTGTCCAAAGCCTCTGCTCACACAGACGTGATTGGGACGAGTTAAGGTCCCCCATTTGCAAATGTTCCAGTGGGAGGTGGTGTGGGCTGAGGGAGCACAGGAGGAAAGTAGGAGCTAAGGGAAGTCAGgtgggaaactggaaagggagtgggagaggcgaGCAGAACACGGAGCGACGGACACAGCGCAGGGCACCGGTGGGGACTGAGACCGGGGGAGGAAATAAGGGCGGGGGGCACGGAGCAGCTCAGTTTTCGTGTTCTGAGAAACTGTGCGACAAATGGGCACACATTTTGGAGTCCAGAGCACAGGCCTGTAGGAAAATGctagcattcattcattcactcattcactaaTTCATTGTCCCGTGAGGAACCACTCAGTTTAGATAAGAAGTTCAGGTGCCTGGCCTCCGATCGGTGACCCTGAATGTCTGCAAACGCCCACGCCTGAACGGCACCCCAGACCTAAGGAATCCGACTCTCCTGGACTCACCCTGGGTGTTCACAACTTCTAAAAGCTCCTCGGATGATTTCTGGGGGAGGCCAGGTCGAGGGTGTCCCCATCCCCACAGATTCTGTGGGCGAATGAAGGTGGGCACCGAGGACAAGAGAGTCAGAGACAAGAGGAAATGGGGCTCTGGGTGGTCGTTGATTTGGAGGAGGAAGAGTCTGAAATCATCCTTAGGGGGAAACACTCAGTCCAGAGGTGCTCATCATCTCCCATGCAGATTTCGGCTATAACCATGTCTGCGGATGTCACCAAAGCAATCACCACAGTAGAACAGATAAGAACGAGAGAGTCCATGGTTACTGTGATTCACCGTGGTGTGTGCCAAGCACTTCCAAGCAGTATCTCATTGAATCCTTGCAATGCTCTGAGTGGGGTATGTTCACCTCAGTTCGCTGAGAAGGAAGTCAAGGCTCAGAGACATTAGTCACGTACTTGAGAAGGTTACACAGCCAGTACAGGGAAGAATGAGGCCTGGGACAGCTGAGTCTGTCCACACCCAAAGCCTGAGCTCTTGGTCCCTGCCTCTCCCAAAGTACAGGAGAGGCGGTGCCGGGTAATGGGAGGAGAGTGAGGCCCCCTGTGTAAGGCACTGGCCCACAAGGGGAGTGCTCAATGCACAGGGACCGGatcaggagggggaggggagagaaatggTGGGgaatgtatgagagagagagacagagagagacagagaccaagagatagagacagagacagagcgatatatagagagatacagagaaagacacagagagatagagagatagagagacagagagatagacggagagagcaacagagacagagaaagacagagagagagaaagatatagacagagagagagatagagacagaaaaagagacagagagagacagaaaaagagacggaaaaagagacagagagacagagacagagaggagagacagacacaaagagagagagagatagagaaagagacagacagagacagagagacagagacagacagatagagacagagacagagtgatatatagagagatacagagaaagacacagagagatagagagagagagagacagagatagatggAGAGAGCaatggagacagagaaagagagagagagaaagagagagagaaagatatagacagagagagagacagagtgacagagagatagagacagaaaaagagacagagacagaaaaagagacagagagacggaggcagagaggagagacagacacaaagagagagagatagagacagagagagacagagagacagagagaggcagagagagagagagtgaggggagaaacagagaatgtggagagagagatacagagagtgAGGGGGCcagtggggggggcagggaggggctggaggacaGGGTGTCAGTACTTGCTTTCAGTCTTTGGAAGCAAACCAGGAAACCCAGCAGGAATTCACAACTGCAACAACAAGctatttgagcttttttttttttcttttttacagatgcTTGTAAATTGATTGATGAGATTGagatgctgttaaaaaaaaaaatcttcaccaaCCCTCCAGAGGAATTTGAGGTAAGTTATCCAAAAAGCTGTAATTTTGCAGAGCAGTTCATAACTCATTGTTCACATGTTTCTTCAGGTCTTCAGTCACACACCCAGCGTGGTTATTCATCCCGTCCTTACTACTTCGGGCCAGGCAGCGTGGTGGGCGCAGATCAGACAGTGAAGAGGACCCAGCGGGGTCCGGGCTGGTGGAGACCGTGAGAGGGCGATTCTAAGCAGTAGGCTCTAAGGAGGGAGCATACCAAGCGTTCGGAGGGCTAATGGACACCATGGAATGAGTCCAGGCAGGGTGTCAGGACTCAGGTGTCAGGACTCTCCTCAGAGAGTGTGCCTGTTGAGgggctggtgctgctgctggtggtggaaGGCTCTGTGCAGAGGAATTACCCACAGAAGAGAAGGAGCACAGCCCCTGTGAGGAACTGGAACGCCCCTCATCTGTGCTTTCCACCACCTGCACCAGCTCTGGGACGGGAGCCgggcagaggcacagagacaaACTTGTCCAGGTCCCAAGGCTGGATGACGGCAGATTGGGGCCTGGGACTATTGTCCACGTCACTAGACACTTGGGGGCCagggattttttttggggggatgaCTTCCTGTCTCCCCCTGCCTGGGCTTGGACTGTTTCCCAAAGATATATGCTGGGGTCTCCTAGACAAAGGGTGGGAGTTCTGGTCCAATCACACTGCGCTTGTTGGAGGAAGCTACACGGGGCTGGCGGATCCAGTGGGAAGACTGTGCCAGGATGACACAGCATGACAGGACCTAGATGGGATGTCTGCCTTTCTCAGCTGGTACCCCTCTGTCTGAAATCCAAGGCATTGGAAGCTTGCAGGGTCTGAGGCAGCTGGTGCAGCTTTGTGAATTTTTGACCAAATGTGTAGAAAGTCCTTGGAGCAATGCTGGAGACAGTTGTAAAATCAAGATGACAATAAAGGAGATTCTGAGACTGGGCTGACTTGGTTATAGTGACATTGCGAGAGTCTGAAGCAATGGTCATGGATTTAGTCACTCAACGAACTTTTTGTTCGgtgcttactatgtgcctggATTGTCTTTAGAAGCTGGAGATACTGAGATGAACCTGACATCATTCCTGTCTTCATGGAGCAACATGGAGAGCCTTACCTTCCTGTTGAGTAGGTGGTAGGTGAGTAATAGACAGTGGGAAAATGGCAGAGGTGGGACTAAAACTCATGCTTCCTGCTGCCAGGCAAGAGCATGTCTCAGGGCTCCATgtttagaaaagagagaatgtCCTTCATCCAGAATATGaagagcagggcgcctgggtggctcagttggttaagtgtctgcctcccggagtcctgggatcgagtcccgtgtcaggctccccgctcaagGAGaaccttttcctctctttccctctgccttcccctttcctctggctcgtgttctctgtctcaaataaataataaaatcttaaaaaaagaatattagagcAAATGGTGAGGGTCAGAAAAATGATGGACTGATAGCCAGGTAGGGGGAGGCCCCAAAGGTGCTTGAGGATAATTATCCATATTTTTGTTACGACGCCTTTTTGTTAATCTAATaaagagagttcccatatactccaCATCCAGTTTCCTTTATTATTAGCATCTTACATTAGCATGACACTTTTGTCTCCATTCATGGACCACTCTTGATACATTATTCCCAACTAAATCTGTATTTTGtttaaacttctttatttttgacctaatgttctttttctgttctgagGATCCCACCCAGGACACCTCGTTGCATGCTGCCATGATGTCTCCTGAGGTTCCTCTTGGCTGGGACAGTTCCTCAGACTTTGTTTTTGATAACCCtgacagttttgaggaatacTGATCTGGTATTTTGTTgcatgtactttttaaatgaatatgtttttatttccctatATCAGACGCATGCTAGGTGATAAGGACAGAGCAATAAATCACGTACGAGGGGTTCCAGCTCTGTTGGAGTTCAATGGTGAATAAGAGCATCATTGCAAGGGACAGACAGGAGGCTGTGGAGGCCCACAGCTGTCTTCTGGTGCACAGCACGGAGTGACCATGGGCAGGCTGATGTACTTGCTGAGGTCACGAGTTCATCTCTGGGTCTATTAGGCTTTCGATGTCTGGCATTGACTCCCGCCTTCAAAGCTACCCCAGGACTTATTTTCTTGTCTGAGTAACTGCAACCCTGGCCAAATGAGAGAGACAATATTTGTGTTCAGTGGATATCTTGGCCTATGTCATTTTGTACTTTATCATTTAGCCATGTGACACCGGTCTTGCCTACTCAAGCCTGCCTCCTGTGTGGACAGAGGATAATCAGAAATGGATTCCTCAAACTTGCTTGAACTACCTTACTTGGCCAGCTTGCTGTTCCTCCTCTTCGTGTCCCCAGAGCACTGGGACTTGGCCTCATGATGCTCTGTGTGCTGGTCTGTCTCTGCCCTATGGGTAGCTGCTCTAAGGTAGGGGCTGTGTTTACACATCTCTGTAAGCCCGGTGACTGGAATATGGCAGGTGCTCAAAGGGTACTTGTTGGAATGATTGAACCACTGGATAAAGAAAGGGCAGGAAGAAAGGTGGAAAAAAACCCCCTCAAACCACTGATTTTTGGTTGATCAGTTGATCGCTTTTAAAAGAGCTCGGTAAGATGAAGTCGAAGACTGGTGCCAGAAGAGATGAACTAGGATTGGTGAGCAAGAAGACTCCTAACCACTGACTCAGACCAAATAGCATGGTCCTCTTAGATCCGTTGCTTGGGAACCGCAGAGTCAGAACCCAGGGGCCTTCTGATATTCTTGTAAGTAGGACCCCTCATGTTATAGCACCAAAATGCTTTGTTCAGTGTTTGTGCTGGGAACTGTCTTCAAGTC
Coding sequences within:
- the APLNR gene encoding apelin receptor, giving the protein MEEAGDFDNYYGADNQSECEYTDWKSSGALIPAIYLLVFLLGTTGNGLVLWTVFRSSREKRRSADIFIASLAVADLTFVVTLPLWATYTYRDYDWPFGTFACKLSSYVIFVNMYASVFCLTGLSFDRYLAIVRPVANARLRLRVSGAAATAGLWVLAALLAMPVMVLRSTGDLENTTRVQCYMDYSLVAASSSEWAWEVGLGVSSTAVGFVVPFTVMLTCYFFIAQTIAGHFRKERIEGLRKRRRLLSIIVVLVVTFALCWMPYHLVKTLYMLGSLLHWPCDFDIFLMNVFPYCTCISYVNSCLNPFLYAFFDPRFRQACTSMLCCGRSRCRGASHSSSGEKSASYSSGHSQGPGPNSGKGGEPMNEKSIPYSQETLVVD